One region of Streptomyces capillispiralis genomic DNA includes:
- a CDS encoding LacI family DNA-binding transcriptional regulator: MTPAETAKTPTAGRTAQTATLAEIAREAGVSAPTVSKVLNGRADVAPATRSRVEGLLRSHGYRRRRAEAARSPLIDLVFHELESAWAMEVIRGVENVARDAGLSVVLSESAGRLTPGRTWADQVAARRPHGVILVLSGLDESGRALLTSRSIPFVVMDPAGDPGTDVPSIGATNWQGGLAATRHLVELGHTRIGAISGPTRMMCSRARVDGYRAALETAGLPVDPGLIMTGDFHHEAGYRQGLALLRREDRPTAVFAGNDLQALGLYEAARELGLRIPEDLSVVGFDDLPVARWVGPPLTTVRQPLTEMAEAAAKLVLDLGKDEDSQAATRVELATSLVVRSSTAAPAGA; the protein is encoded by the coding sequence ATGACTCCCGCCGAAACCGCAAAGACCCCGACGGCAGGGCGGACCGCGCAGACCGCTACGCTTGCCGAGATCGCCCGTGAGGCCGGCGTCTCCGCACCGACTGTTTCGAAGGTGCTGAACGGCCGTGCCGACGTCGCTCCCGCCACCCGCAGCCGGGTCGAGGGGCTGCTGCGCTCCCACGGTTACCGGCGCCGCCGCGCGGAGGCCGCCCGCTCGCCCCTGATCGACCTGGTCTTCCACGAGCTGGAGAGCGCCTGGGCGATGGAGGTCATCCGGGGCGTGGAGAACGTCGCGCGGGACGCAGGACTGAGCGTCGTGCTCTCCGAGAGCGCCGGACGGCTCACCCCCGGACGCACCTGGGCCGACCAGGTCGCCGCACGCCGGCCGCACGGCGTGATCCTCGTCCTGTCCGGCCTGGACGAGTCCGGGCGGGCCCTGCTGACCAGCCGCTCCATCCCGTTCGTGGTGATGGACCCGGCCGGCGACCCGGGCACCGACGTGCCGTCCATCGGCGCGACCAACTGGCAGGGCGGGCTGGCCGCGACCCGGCACCTGGTCGAGCTGGGGCACACGCGGATCGGAGCGATCAGCGGTCCCACCCGGATGATGTGCAGCCGCGCCCGCGTCGACGGCTACCGGGCCGCCCTGGAGACCGCGGGCCTGCCGGTCGACCCCGGGCTGATCATGACCGGCGACTTCCACCACGAGGCCGGCTACCGGCAGGGCCTCGCCCTGCTGCGCCGCGAGGACCGCCCCACCGCCGTCTTCGCCGGCAACGACCTCCAGGCGCTCGGACTGTACGAGGCCGCCCGCGAACTGGGGCTGCGGATCCCGGAGGACCTGAGCGTCGTCGGCTTCGACGACCTGCCGGTGGCCCGCTGGGTGGGGCCGCCGCTGACGACCGTACGGCAGCCGCTGACGGAGATGGCGGAGGCGGCGGCCAAACTCGTCCTCGACCTCGGCAAGGACGAGGACTCCCAGGCGGCGACCCGGGTCGAACTGGCGACGAGCCTGGTGGTGCGCAGCAGTACGGCGGCACCGGCGGGGGCGTGA
- a CDS encoding LCP family protein: MFLSVTGHQGSGGAGDDGEAGEAGEEAEGGGIRPGRRARALKLTGLTLAGLLVLGAGAAGWAYWQLNDNITSVDINSALGDDRPARAAAVPSPDASATAPPLPAGALNILVLGSDSRSGAENQALGGGDSGGARSDTAMVVRLDAGRTAATVVSIPRDTLVDRPACPLPDGGSTRPVSGAMFNSAYEVGGPVCAVKTVESLTDVRMDHYIEIDFAGFARLVDALGGVTVTTDEDIDDDRSHLTLEAGTHHLDGTDALALARTRYDIGDGSDLGRIELQHQLVKALLEQIADQDLLTSPTELYEVADAVTDSLTTDTGLDSLGELMDLGQSLRGLSSGAVTTLTMPVLPAPWDPNRVVADEPDAGELWASLK; the protein is encoded by the coding sequence ATGTTCCTGTCCGTGACGGGACACCAGGGGAGCGGCGGGGCCGGGGACGACGGGGAAGCCGGGGAAGCCGGGGAAGAGGCCGAGGGCGGGGGCATACGGCCGGGCCGGCGGGCGCGGGCGCTGAAGCTCACCGGGCTCACGCTGGCGGGCCTGCTGGTGCTGGGCGCCGGTGCGGCCGGCTGGGCGTACTGGCAGCTCAACGACAACATCACGAGCGTCGACATCAACAGCGCCCTGGGCGACGACCGGCCCGCCAGGGCCGCGGCCGTCCCGTCCCCGGACGCGTCCGCCACCGCCCCGCCGCTGCCGGCCGGGGCCCTGAACATCCTGGTGCTCGGCTCGGACTCGCGCAGCGGCGCGGAGAACCAGGCGCTCGGCGGTGGCGACAGCGGCGGCGCCCGCTCCGACACGGCGATGGTCGTCCGTCTCGACGCCGGCCGGACCGCCGCGACGGTGGTCAGCATCCCGCGCGACACCCTTGTCGACCGGCCCGCCTGCCCGCTGCCCGACGGGGGCTCGACACGGCCGGTGTCCGGGGCGATGTTCAACAGCGCGTACGAGGTGGGCGGGCCGGTGTGCGCGGTGAAGACCGTCGAGTCGCTCACGGACGTCCGCATGGACCACTACATCGAGATCGACTTCGCCGGCTTCGCCCGCCTGGTCGACGCGCTCGGCGGGGTCACCGTCACCACGGACGAGGACATCGACGACGACCGCAGCCACCTCACGCTGGAGGCCGGGACCCACCACCTCGACGGCACGGACGCCCTCGCCCTGGCCCGCACCCGGTACGACATCGGCGACGGCAGCGACCTCGGCCGCATAGAGCTCCAGCACCAGTTGGTGAAGGCGCTGCTGGAGCAGATCGCGGACCAGGACCTGCTGACCAGCCCCACCGAGCTGTACGAGGTCGCCGACGCCGTCACCGACAGCCTGACGACCGACACCGGCCTGGACTCGCTCGGTGAGCTGATGGACCTCGGGCAGAGCCTGCGGGGGCTGTCGTCCGGAGCCGTCACGACCCTGACCATGCCGGTGCTGCCCGCTCCCTGGGACCCCAACCGGGTGGTGGCGGACGAGCCGGACGCGGGCGAGCTGTGGGCCTCCCTGAAGTGA